In one Arachis duranensis cultivar V14167 chromosome 9, aradu.V14167.gnm2.J7QH, whole genome shotgun sequence genomic region, the following are encoded:
- the LOC110275758 gene encoding zinc finger BED domain-containing protein RICESLEEPER 1-like, producing MMLESAIKFEKAFDILSVVDGAYKDCPTNEEWSLAKKMCEFLEPFYETTNLISGSSYPTSNLYFMQVWKIECLLEDNQTCDDVVIMNMTFRMKMKFDKYWKDYSTVLAFGAILDPRLKLKFLRFCYKKLDPSTFELKANEVLEKFKRLYGEYINTFGGSTISQSSNQSPMSPEEGRLTKKSKMVMKEFREFDCETQTSKDKDELEIYLKEGLIHTNEDDLKYDVLNFWKINEDRFPTLSVMARDVLSIPITTVASESAFSIGGRVLTKYRSSTLHAHVQMLICTRSWLRGFVPNHDA from the exons ATGATGTTGGAAAGTgcaattaaatttgaaaaagcgTTTGACATCCTTAGTGTTGTAGATGGAGCTTATAAAGATTGTCCGACAAATGAAGAATGGAGCTTAGCAAAAAAAATGTGTGAATTTTTAGAGCCATTTTATGAAACTACAAATCTCATTTCGGGTTCATCATATCCAACatcaaatttgtattttatgCAAGTTTGGAAAATTGAATGTCTTTTGGAAGACAATCAAACTTGTGATGATGTTGTTATTATGAACATGACTTTCAGAATGAAGATGAAGTTTGATAAATATTGGAAGGATTATAGCACTGTCTTGGCTTTTGGGGCAATTCTTGATCCTCGATTAAAGTTAAAGTTCTTGaggttttgttacaaaaaactaGATCCTTCAACCTTTGAATTGAAGGCAAATGAAGTATTGGAGAAATTTAAAAGGTTGTATGGAGAGTACATAAATACTTTTGGTGGTTCAACAATTTCTCAAAGTAGTAATCAATCTCCTATGTCACCTGAAGAAGGAAGGCTTACAAAGAAGAGCAAAATGGTGATGAag GAGTTTAGAGAATTTGACTGTGAAACCCAAACTTCCAAAGATAAAGATGAATTAGAGATTTATCTAAAAGAAGGTTTGATTCACACCAATGAAGATGATTTGAAGTATGATGTGCTGAATTTTTGGAAGATTAATGAGGATAGGTTTCCCACTCTGTCAGTTATGGCCAGAGATGTTTTAAGTATTCCCATCACTACGGTAGCATCTGAGTCTGCATTCAGTATTGGTGGACGTGttttaacaaaatatagaaGTTCCACTCTTCATGCGCATGTTCAAATGCTTATTTGCACAAGGAGTTGGTTACGTGGATTTGTTCCAAATCATGATG CTTGA